One genomic region from Candidatus Caldarchaeum subterraneum encodes:
- a CDS encoding dimethyladenosine rRNA methyltransferase — protein sequence MELARLMDQHFLVDRAVVMHLVVAAELGSEDVVLDVGAGTGVLAFEAAKFARKVYAVERDPILYKTLSEKAKEYGNVEPVRGNILRLRLPAYTKIVANPPFSLLEPLIIRHLRNPVTMSLLTPKHFADSILTPETAIGFKTHLSYAVSEKAVYDGSVCEPPYIGKLSHVLLKPVQRTALQDAMVMFLLQRGSKVRNSLRNVLWKTRTKREATKLVELSSLSDSLLEKRVNRTTLQELKQVYSFLAENL from the coding sequence GTGGAGCTGGCCCGATTGATGGACCAGCATTTTCTCGTGGACAGGGCCGTTGTGATGCATCTGGTTGTGGCTGCCGAGCTCGGGAGCGAGGATGTTGTGCTGGATGTGGGCGCGGGAACAGGTGTACTTGCCTTTGAAGCTGCAAAGTTCGCTAGGAAGGTGTATGCTGTCGAAAGAGACCCCATACTCTATAAGACGCTGAGCGAGAAGGCTAAGGAGTATGGCAACGTCGAACCCGTGAGAGGCAACATCCTTCGTCTAAGGCTTCCAGCCTACACCAAGATTGTGGCTAACCCGCCTTTCAGCCTTCTCGAGCCACTCATCATCCGCCATCTAAGAAACCCCGTGACCATGTCGCTTCTCACACCTAAACACTTCGCAGACAGCATCCTCACCCCAGAGACAGCCATCGGGTTCAAAACACATCTAAGCTACGCCGTGTCGGAAAAAGCAGTTTACGATGGAAGCGTCTGCGAGCCCCCATACATCGGTAAACTATCCCATGTGTTGTTGAAACCTGTCCAGAGGACTGCTTTGCAGGATGCGATGGTGATGTTTCTTCTGCAACGTGGCTCCAAGGTGAGGAACAGCCTGCGCAACGTCTTGTGGAAAACACGCACCAAACGCGAGGCCACCAAACTCGTCGAGCTATCTAGCCTATCCGACAGCCTACTGGAGAAACGCGTAAACCGCACAACCCTACAGGAACTGAAGCAGGTCTACAGCTTCTTGGCGGAAAATCTTTAA
- a CDS encoding Appr-1-p processing enzyme family — protein sequence MVKIRDTEVICLKGDITEVEADAIVNAANQWLKMGGGVAGAILRKGGPSIQEECDRIGYCPVGGAVITGAGKLRARYVIHAVGPRMGEGDEERKLRDAVINSLKLADTYNLTSIAMPAISTGAFGYPLEEAAKVIITAVTDYLLRENSGLKKVLFVLYDEHAFRVFQRLLEEHPIPNTRA from the coding sequence ATGGTTAAGATTCGCGACACCGAGGTAATCTGTTTAAAGGGTGATATCACAGAGGTTGAGGCCGACGCAATCGTCAACGCGGCGAACCAGTGGCTCAAAATGGGTGGAGGTGTTGCGGGGGCGATTCTGCGGAAAGGCGGTCCAAGCATTCAGGAAGAGTGTGACCGGATAGGATATTGTCCCGTTGGAGGAGCGGTTATAACAGGTGCGGGAAAGCTCAGGGCCCGCTATGTTATCCACGCTGTTGGGCCTCGCATGGGTGAGGGAGACGAGGAGCGCAAGCTAAGAGACGCTGTAATCAACAGCCTCAAGCTCGCCGACACATACAACCTCACCTCTATCGCCATGCCCGCCATCTCAACCGGAGCCTTCGGATACCCGCTCGAAGAGGCCGCAAAAGTTATCATCACAGCGGTGACCGACTATCTACTACGGGAAAACAGCGGCCTCAAGAAGGTATTGTTTGTTCTCTATGACGAGCATGCGTTCAGGGTTTTTCAGCGTCTCCTCGAGGAGCACCCCATCCCGAATACTCGGGCATAG
- a CDS encoding Rieske (2Fe-2S) type ferredoxin: MAKIVKVAAVSELPTGSMKTFDIEGKLILLANVDGVFYAMDAICSHEEWDLSEGMLEGTHVTCAGHGAVWDLTTGKAEFDEELQPLKTYKTLLKDGEVFIELE; the protein is encoded by the coding sequence ATGGCGAAAATTGTGAAAGTGGCCGCTGTTTCGGAGCTTCCGACAGGCTCGATGAAAACTTTCGACATCGAGGGAAAACTCATCCTCCTCGCTAACGTTGACGGCGTCTTCTACGCTATGGATGCGATATGTAGCCACGAGGAGTGGGACCTGTCCGAGGGCATGCTGGAGGGCACACATGTAACATGCGCGGGCCACGGCGCTGTATGGGACCTCACAACAGGCAAAGCCGAATTTGACGAGGAACTTCAGCCGCTCAAAACCTATAAAACCCTCCTGAAAGATGGAGAAGTGTTCATCGAGCTCGAATAA
- a CDS encoding thioredoxin reductase (NADPH): protein MLLGMADVYDVVVIGGGPAGYTAAIYTCRANLKTLVIAGIEAGGQLMLTREVENYPGFANGVIGPELMENMRQQAENQGAEIVYDNATGVDFSKHPFEVYVGDEVYRGRVVIVATGASPKWLGVEGERRLLAKGVSSCATCDGPLFKGTSTTVVVGGGDTAMEYALYLSNLVEKVVVVHRRDTLRASKVLAERARNNPRIEFVWNSVVTEIIGDNKVEAVRVKNLKTGEEQIIRTESVFVAIGHKPNTEIFAGQLEMDEEGYIKLFNGMMTSVKGVFAAGDVHDKKYRQAITAAGFGCMAAMEAIRFIESGELEKLSQVSTNISPSRT from the coding sequence ATGTTACTCGGCATGGCCGATGTCTATGATGTGGTGGTGATTGGCGGAGGGCCCGCGGGGTACACAGCCGCCATATACACTTGCCGAGCGAACCTCAAAACCTTGGTCATAGCTGGTATTGAGGCGGGTGGTCAGCTTATGCTGACCCGTGAGGTGGAGAATTATCCCGGCTTCGCAAATGGTGTGATTGGTCCTGAGCTTATGGAGAACATGAGGCAGCAGGCTGAGAACCAGGGAGCGGAAATCGTTTACGACAACGCGACTGGTGTGGATTTTTCAAAGCATCCGTTCGAGGTGTATGTTGGGGACGAGGTTTATAGGGGGCGGGTGGTTATTGTGGCGACGGGCGCTTCTCCGAAGTGGCTCGGGGTCGAGGGTGAGAGACGGCTATTGGCGAAAGGTGTATCCAGCTGCGCCACATGCGACGGCCCTCTCTTCAAAGGAACCTCTACAACGGTTGTGGTTGGTGGGGGAGACACCGCGATGGAGTACGCCCTCTACCTCAGCAACTTGGTGGAAAAAGTAGTAGTAGTGCATCGAAGGGATACTCTCAGAGCTTCGAAGGTTCTAGCCGAAAGGGCGAGAAACAATCCCCGAATAGAGTTTGTCTGGAACAGCGTGGTCACCGAAATAATCGGCGACAATAAGGTTGAGGCGGTACGTGTCAAAAACCTCAAAACAGGAGAGGAACAGATAATCAGAACCGAGTCCGTGTTCGTTGCGATTGGACACAAGCCCAACACAGAGATTTTCGCGGGACAGCTTGAGATGGATGAAGAGGGATACATCAAGCTCTTCAACGGGATGATGACAAGTGTAAAAGGAGTTTTTGCCGCGGGTGATGTGCATGATAAGAAATATCGTCAAGCGATTACGGCTGCCGGGTTCGGATGCATGGCTGCCATGGAGGCAATAAGGTTTATCGAGAGCGGTGAGCTGGAGAAGCTTAGTCAGGTCTCGACGAATATCTCTCCTTCGAGGACGTGA
- a CDS encoding ferredoxin, which translates to MDECVVVNFFRRKKVNGAVSPLVKVCREDELGEGDMRVVEAGGEQVLVLRHKGKLFAVSNICTHEYAELVNGLVVDGTITCPVHLSRFRLETGEVLNPPATKNLKTYKIHVLEGEIFVET; encoded by the coding sequence ATGGATGAATGTGTTGTAGTCAACTTTTTTAGGCGAAAAAAGGTTAACGGAGCTGTGTCCCCGCTGGTTAAAGTCTGTAGAGAAGATGAGCTTGGCGAAGGAGATATGCGTGTTGTTGAAGCGGGAGGTGAGCAGGTTCTTGTTCTCCGCCACAAGGGAAAACTCTTCGCCGTCTCAAACATATGCACTCATGAATATGCTGAGCTTGTTAACGGGCTTGTTGTCGACGGAACTATAACATGTCCAGTGCATCTCTCACGGTTCCGGCTGGAGACGGGTGAGGTGCTTAACCCCCCTGCGACAAAAAACCTCAAAACCTACAAGATTCACGTCCTCGAAGGAGAGATATTCGTCGAGACCTGA
- a CDS encoding methyltransferase has translation MGGCESAVIGSPLRRLLQNPFKILAEVGLRPMHRFLDVGCGKGFLTFPAASVVGEKGMVYAVDVSEEYLEIVKSRAAALGLGNVKVLKTAGEDLEGVPNHVIDRAAYLFSLHHIGDIRKSLETLRSKLVDDGLVYILDPIGSRLLGHGTSPSHVLSILEETGYKVTGFTKGLLFWKALAKPV, from the coding sequence GTGGGTGGCTGCGAGTCGGCTGTGATAGGGTCGCCTCTGAGGCGGCTTCTCCAAAACCCTTTCAAAATCCTAGCCGAAGTAGGGTTAAGGCCTATGCATCGTTTTCTCGACGTGGGATGCGGTAAAGGGTTTCTCACCTTTCCCGCGGCCTCGGTCGTCGGTGAAAAGGGGATGGTGTATGCTGTGGATGTTTCTGAGGAGTATCTGGAGATTGTTAAGAGTAGGGCCGCGGCCCTGGGCTTGGGTAACGTAAAGGTTCTGAAGACGGCGGGCGAGGATTTAGAGGGTGTGCCAAACCATGTCATCGACCGTGCCGCATATCTCTTCAGCCTTCATCATATCGGCGACATCAGAAAATCTCTCGAAACGCTGCGTAGCAAGCTTGTGGACGACGGGTTGGTCTACATTCTTGACCCCATAGGCTCACGTCTCCTGGGGCATGGGACAAGCCCAAGCCATGTTTTATCCATCCTCGAAGAAACTGGTTACAAAGTTACCGGCTTCACGAAAGGTCTATTGTTTTGGAAGGCGTTGGCGAAGCCTGTTTAA
- a CDS encoding DNA polymerase II small subunit, whose translation MSLQKRQLYKELISTAVSEGFQLTERALRRLEEYSNPFQALTSAIERLKKNRPEAVVIDVEDLQQPVEKPAESSPPPASEKPIHVPRLETISVIDNDYRIEGDIAEFRSYFLSRYHLIKRILSKRRLEFTPVSEVPAIRDGGETVVAVMILSKKEGPGNIKITCDDPSGQLEVVASKRNQQLYKQALELLTDTVVAMRIKRLGGINILTEIIHPDIDEQQFRRTPQTEEAYICLISDIHVGSKHFRRDYFESFLDWLNRGRDGVVKRLTHLVIGGDLVEGVGIYPGQEKDLMYRNVEEQLREAGKLLAEIPPNIEIVFIPGNHEPVRKALPQPPLQDRYRKLLDEYRRMIHLSNPAELVFDGRRVTVYHGQGLDDIIQSLPTTSYSTLPENAAEVVTALLRYRHLAPIYGGSVQLLPSKEDRLVIVEQPNLLQTGHIHVLVNTSYRGVKLVNAAAWQDQTDFQRSLGLEPDVGYAAVLNLASMNVEMKPFAS comes from the coding sequence TTGTCTCTGCAGAAGCGGCAGCTATACAAAGAGCTTATCTCGACAGCGGTTAGTGAAGGGTTTCAACTGACGGAGAGAGCACTACGCCGCCTCGAGGAATACAGCAACCCCTTTCAAGCACTCACCTCAGCCATCGAGAGGCTGAAGAAAAACAGGCCCGAGGCCGTGGTCATAGACGTCGAAGACCTTCAGCAGCCGGTGGAAAAACCAGCCGAATCATCTCCACCGCCTGCCTCGGAGAAGCCCATACATGTTCCGCGTCTCGAGACAATCTCCGTCATCGACAACGACTACAGAATAGAGGGCGACATAGCTGAGTTCAGAAGCTACTTTCTCAGCAGATATCATCTCATTAAACGCATCCTCTCAAAACGTCGCCTCGAGTTCACACCGGTTTCAGAGGTTCCCGCCATCCGCGACGGCGGAGAGACGGTTGTGGCTGTGATGATTCTTTCAAAGAAGGAGGGGCCCGGCAACATCAAGATAACTTGTGACGACCCCTCAGGACAGCTGGAGGTCGTCGCCTCGAAAAGAAACCAGCAACTCTACAAACAAGCCCTTGAGCTTTTGACCGACACCGTTGTGGCGATGAGAATAAAACGTCTAGGCGGAATAAACATTCTCACCGAAATAATCCATCCCGACATCGATGAACAACAGTTCAGGAGAACACCGCAGACCGAGGAAGCCTACATATGTCTTATCTCAGATATACACGTAGGGAGCAAGCATTTTAGGAGAGACTATTTCGAGAGTTTCCTCGATTGGCTTAACCGTGGTAGAGATGGTGTTGTCAAACGCTTAACACATCTAGTCATAGGCGGCGACCTAGTCGAAGGTGTCGGCATTTATCCAGGTCAAGAGAAAGACTTGATGTACAGAAATGTTGAGGAACAGCTACGGGAGGCGGGCAAACTCCTCGCAGAAATACCTCCGAACATCGAGATAGTCTTCATACCTGGCAATCATGAGCCTGTCAGAAAAGCTCTTCCACAGCCCCCTCTCCAGGACCGTTATAGAAAATTGCTGGACGAGTATAGGAGGATGATTCATTTATCCAACCCCGCGGAGCTTGTTTTCGACGGCAGACGGGTAACCGTCTACCACGGCCAGGGACTCGACGACATCATACAATCTCTTCCAACCACATCATACAGCACTCTTCCCGAAAACGCAGCCGAAGTGGTGACCGCCTTACTCAGGTACAGGCATCTCGCACCCATCTACGGAGGCAGCGTACAGCTCCTTCCATCGAAGGAGGATAGGCTGGTGATTGTTGAGCAGCCTAATCTCCTCCAGACAGGACACATACATGTTTTGGTCAACACATCATACAGGGGAGTAAAGCTTGTGAACGCCGCTGCGTGGCAGGACCAGACCGATTTTCAGAGGTCGCTTGGGCTTGAGCCTGACGTTGGATATGCAGCGGTTCTAAACCTCGCATCCATGAATGTGGAGATGAAGCCTTTCGCATCTTAA
- a CDS encoding branched-chain amino acid ABC transporter ATP-binding protein, which translates to MVEKPGHEEVRMMTLLETKALNAGYGPLQILWNIDFKVEEKSVTALIGANGAGKTTLIKVLTGLLKPYSGHVFFKGVDVTGYPAHRMRQMGLSLVPEGRRLFPNLTVMDNLLMGAYMLRRQDEFEERLEIVLELFPVLKERRNQPARLLSGGEAQMLAIARALITPSDLLIVDEPSSGLAPKLVDLIFKKLEELRETGLTILVVDQFVERALSISDTAYVMENGKIAIQGPSTEVANNEHLKKTYLGL; encoded by the coding sequence TTGGTGGAAAAACCGGGTCATGAAGAGGTGAGGATGATGACGCTTCTCGAAACAAAAGCTCTGAACGCCGGCTACGGCCCTCTCCAGATTCTCTGGAACATAGACTTCAAGGTGGAGGAAAAGTCTGTCACAGCCTTGATAGGGGCCAACGGCGCCGGCAAAACGACTTTGATAAAGGTTTTGACAGGGTTGCTCAAGCCCTACAGCGGCCATGTCTTTTTCAAGGGAGTGGATGTTACAGGGTATCCTGCTCACAGGATGAGGCAGATGGGATTGTCGTTGGTGCCTGAGGGGCGGAGGCTTTTCCCGAATCTGACGGTGATGGACAACCTGTTGATGGGGGCCTACATGCTTCGGCGGCAGGACGAGTTTGAGGAGAGGCTTGAGATTGTTTTAGAGCTTTTCCCGGTGTTGAAGGAGAGGAGAAACCAGCCCGCTCGGCTGCTGAGCGGTGGAGAGGCTCAGATGCTCGCCATAGCACGGGCCCTCATAACACCCTCGGACCTCCTCATAGTTGATGAGCCGAGCAGCGGCCTCGCCCCTAAGCTCGTCGACCTAATCTTCAAAAAACTCGAAGAACTCCGTGAAACAGGGTTAACCATCCTCGTCGTGGACCAGTTCGTCGAAAGAGCCCTGTCTATAAGCGACACCGCCTATGTCATGGAAAACGGCAAAATAGCCATACAGGGCCCAAGCACAGAAGTCGCCAACAACGAACATCTCAAAAAAACATATCTTGGACTATAG
- a CDS encoding branched-chain amino acid ABC transporter ATP-binding protein — protein MNSMDALVLEGISKNFGALAALTNVNMRVQVGEVVGLIGPNGAGKTTLFNIVTGFIKPDRGRVKLFGEDVTGLQPHQIAARGVARTFQIVKPFLGMTVYETVLVGAYLRERNEDSARQRAEEAMKLTGVYHLRDRYARELNTPQLKLVELARSLATQPKLLMLDEIVAGLTPAEVDSMTALVKRIRDEMGVTVLLVEHVMRFVMNISDRVVVLNYGEVIAEGSPSEVSSNLKVIEAYLGGKTGS, from the coding sequence GTGAATTCCATGGACGCCTTGGTTCTCGAGGGAATATCCAAGAACTTTGGAGCACTCGCGGCTTTAACCAACGTCAACATGCGTGTCCAAGTGGGCGAGGTTGTGGGCTTGATAGGCCCGAACGGCGCGGGCAAAACAACGCTCTTCAACATCGTCACAGGCTTCATAAAACCCGACAGGGGCAGGGTGAAGCTCTTCGGAGAAGACGTAACAGGTCTACAGCCTCACCAGATAGCGGCACGAGGCGTAGCACGCACCTTCCAGATAGTCAAACCATTCCTCGGCATGACCGTCTACGAAACCGTTCTCGTCGGGGCATACCTTAGAGAAAGAAACGAAGATAGTGCGAGGCAGCGGGCTGAGGAAGCCATGAAGCTCACAGGCGTCTATCATCTTAGGGATAGATATGCACGTGAGCTGAACACTCCTCAGCTGAAGCTTGTGGAGCTGGCGCGGAGTCTCGCGACGCAGCCGAAGCTTCTAATGCTTGATGAGATTGTCGCGGGGTTGACGCCGGCGGAGGTTGACTCCATGACCGCGCTCGTGAAGAGGATTAGGGATGAGATGGGTGTCACGGTTCTGCTTGTGGAGCATGTTATGAGGTTTGTGATGAATATTTCGGATAGGGTGGTTGTGCTGAACTATGGCGAAGTCATCGCTGAGGGCTCGCCCAGCGAAGTGAGCAGCAACCTCAAGGTCATCGAAGCCTATCTTGGTGGAAAAACCGGGTCATGA
- a CDS encoding branched-chain amino acid ABC transporter permease — translation MKTFSALGAVIALAAVPFLVGLNEYYLFLVTLILLYTTIVVAWQLIGGYGGQLDLGAGAYHGLGAVITGFLMVNYGVSGWVGLLVSGAAAAGVAFLIGYPSFRLGLKEVWYALSSLALVLILQKIFLLWTDVAGPLERYIPYAEFDPLFMRAGTKIFYYYITAALLAATFLIVSRIRRSKTGLYLISIRENEEAAEMLGVDVRRYKLQALMIYSFIAAVTGGIYASMVGFYHPTLFDSWISIQTATLAIVGGLGHLLGPPIVSIILLTVQEYLRITLGAVIIGLHQVIFGIILVIIIMFKPDGLGPLIDSLAKRFTVSSGR, via the coding sequence GTGAAAACATTTTCTGCGCTGGGGGCGGTAATCGCTTTAGCCGCTGTACCGTTTCTCGTCGGACTCAACGAATATTACCTCTTTCTCGTAACCCTGATTCTTTTGTACACGACTATTGTGGTGGCTTGGCAGCTTATCGGAGGCTATGGTGGACAGCTTGACCTCGGCGCAGGAGCCTATCATGGACTCGGGGCTGTGATAACAGGTTTTCTGATGGTGAACTATGGGGTATCGGGATGGGTTGGGCTTCTCGTGAGCGGAGCAGCGGCGGCGGGTGTAGCTTTTCTCATAGGGTACCCGAGCTTCAGGCTTGGGCTTAAGGAGGTGTGGTACGCCCTCTCCTCTCTCGCCCTCGTCCTCATACTGCAGAAAATTTTCCTCCTCTGGACAGATGTAGCTGGCCCTCTCGAGCGATACATTCCTTATGCCGAGTTTGACCCCCTCTTCATGAGAGCAGGCACGAAAATCTTCTACTACTACATCACGGCAGCGCTCCTCGCAGCCACCTTCCTAATAGTCTCGCGGATACGGCGGAGCAAAACGGGCCTCTACCTCATAAGCATCAGGGAGAACGAAGAGGCTGCGGAGATGCTGGGCGTCGACGTCAGACGCTACAAGCTACAAGCACTGATGATATACAGCTTCATAGCCGCGGTGACGGGTGGAATCTACGCAAGCATGGTCGGCTTCTATCATCCAACACTTTTCGACAGCTGGATAAGCATCCAGACAGCGACCCTTGCAATAGTCGGAGGACTAGGCCACCTTCTCGGGCCACCGATAGTCTCAATAATCCTGCTCACAGTCCAGGAATATCTGAGAATCACCCTCGGCGCCGTGATAATCGGCCTCCACCAAGTAATCTTCGGCATCATCCTCGTCATCATAATCATGTTCAAGCCAGATGGTCTTGGTCCTCTGATCGACTCTCTGGCTAAGCGTTTCACAGTCTCTTCGGGACGGTGA
- a CDS encoding branched-chain amino acid ABC transporter permease: MLGADFGVQLLQTILFGVMLGGVYALAAMGLALLFGVANLVNFAHGEYIMLAMYMAFVFSVTIFQDPVLTPLFNIPLFFAIGVITYLGIFKRLIKAPPLSQIAATVGILVLLRNLALAIWAAEPKAPPYTVFATSFNIGPVIVPLDKLLAMLVSLVTLLVLNLFLERTRLGVAMRASADDVEAVSLMGVDTNRLFLLTAGISLALVGLSGSLIMTYQAVTPTSGLLFGLLTWAIVALAGLGTVKGILIASIIFGLADSLASGLWDPRGREIVLYGLFILILWIRPKGLFGRR; encoded by the coding sequence TTGTTGGGTGCAGATTTCGGTGTCCAGCTTCTTCAAACTATTTTGTTCGGTGTTATGTTGGGCGGTGTATATGCTCTGGCCGCCATGGGGCTGGCTCTTCTCTTCGGAGTAGCGAACCTCGTCAACTTTGCTCACGGCGAGTACATCATGCTCGCCATGTACATGGCCTTTGTTTTCAGTGTCACAATTTTCCAGGACCCCGTCCTTACACCCTTGTTCAACATACCCCTGTTCTTCGCAATCGGTGTAATAACTTATCTAGGCATATTCAAGAGGCTTATCAAGGCTCCACCCCTCTCCCAGATAGCGGCAACAGTCGGAATACTGGTTCTGCTCAGAAACCTTGCTCTGGCTATCTGGGCAGCCGAGCCAAAGGCGCCGCCCTACACCGTCTTCGCGACATCCTTTAACATAGGGCCCGTTATTGTGCCTCTGGATAAGCTGCTCGCCATGTTGGTGAGCCTGGTCACCCTTCTTGTACTAAACCTGTTTCTGGAGAGGACGAGACTCGGGGTCGCTATGAGGGCGTCAGCCGACGATGTTGAGGCGGTCTCGCTGATGGGTGTGGACACTAATCGCCTCTTCCTACTCACAGCGGGGATAAGCTTGGCTCTCGTGGGTCTCTCAGGCTCCCTTATCATGACCTACCAAGCAGTCACACCCACCTCCGGCCTACTCTTCGGCCTCCTCACATGGGCCATAGTAGCGTTGGCAGGCCTCGGAACCGTGAAAGGAATCCTCATCGCCTCAATCATCTTCGGCTTAGCCGACTCTCTGGCGTCGGGACTCTGGGACCCAAGAGGAAGAGAAATAGTTCTCTACGGCCTCTTCATCCTGATTCTCTGGATTAGGCCGAAGGGATTGTTCGGGAGGAGGTAA
- a CDS encoding branched-chain amino acid ABC transporter substrate-binding protein, with product MKRSLVKAVSRTVTIVVVAVVVIAAVVGISVFTRVLPLSQPTSSVSEIRVGLVEPLSGNYAVFGNEARMAAELVIEEINSKGGIASLGGAKLKLFVEDSKSTADGARLAAEKLVNVDKVHVIIGAFISSHTLTMLDVTEPKKVVVMADALVDYLTARGFKYIVRLPPKASAHGATAVDFAIGVFQQNGMKIQRPVIVHFDGLFGEVTADGVYTRLRDLGIRPVDRIKYPTDITDMSPIIERIRQANPDVVFVVPYYADSVLFAKAVASLGLKVPLIVGAGGTGFADPDSIKASGEAAEYMINTYSYDPFLPTNYNKQLVQAFQNRYGKLPTEAAGIIFYTLWTLKEALEVSGKNYPNDPLSGDNLMKAFMSLDLTSGPAAETYPSGHIRLAPNGDNLYAQAVALQVQGGKPVLVYPFDKAQAKPVFPRP from the coding sequence GTGAAAAGAAGCTTAGTCAAAGCTGTGTCGAGAACGGTGACGATTGTCGTAGTTGCGGTGGTTGTCATAGCAGCGGTCGTGGGTATCAGCGTCTTCACCAGGGTTCTGCCTCTTTCGCAACCGACATCCAGCGTCTCTGAGATAAGAGTGGGGCTGGTTGAGCCTCTCAGCGGCAACTACGCCGTCTTCGGCAACGAGGCCCGCATGGCTGCGGAGTTGGTGATTGAAGAAATTAATAGCAAAGGCGGTATAGCCAGCTTGGGCGGCGCCAAGCTCAAGCTATTTGTCGAGGACAGCAAAAGCACCGCCGACGGTGCGAGGCTCGCGGCTGAGAAGCTCGTCAACGTAGACAAGGTTCACGTGATTATCGGGGCGTTCATCAGCTCCCATACACTCACGATGCTCGACGTCACAGAGCCGAAGAAAGTGGTGGTTATGGCGGACGCTCTCGTCGACTACCTCACCGCACGCGGCTTCAAATACATCGTCAGGCTGCCACCCAAGGCATCCGCCCACGGAGCAACAGCCGTAGACTTCGCCATCGGAGTCTTCCAGCAAAACGGTATGAAAATTCAGCGGCCAGTCATAGTGCATTTTGACGGGTTGTTCGGGGAGGTTACAGCAGACGGTGTGTACACAAGACTCCGAGACCTCGGCATAAGACCTGTTGACCGTATAAAGTATCCCACCGACATAACAGACATGTCCCCCATAATTGAGAGGATTAGGCAGGCGAACCCCGATGTTGTCTTCGTGGTTCCATACTATGCAGATTCGGTGTTGTTCGCGAAAGCTGTTGCATCGCTTGGCCTGAAGGTTCCGCTTATAGTTGGCGCTGGTGGAACAGGCTTCGCCGACCCCGACTCTATTAAGGCCTCGGGAGAAGCCGCAGAATACATGATAAACACCTACAGCTACGACCCGTTCCTCCCCACCAACTACAACAAGCAGCTGGTTCAGGCCTTCCAGAACCGCTACGGTAAACTACCCACAGAAGCCGCGGGCATCATATTCTACACCCTTTGGACTCTCAAGGAGGCGCTTGAGGTCAGCGGCAAAAACTATCCAAATGACCCTCTGTCAGGCGATAACCTGATGAAGGCCTTTATGTCTCTGGACCTGACAAGCGGCCCCGCGGCGGAAACCTATCCATCGGGTCATATCAGGCTGGCACCCAACGGCGATAACCTATACGCACAGGCAGTCGCTTTACAGGTTCAGGGAGGCAAGCCGGTTCTCGTCTACCCCTTCGACAAAGCCCAGGCCAAACCAGTGTTTCCAAGACCTTAA